The following proteins come from a genomic window of Candidatus Nealsonbacteria bacterium:
- a CDS encoding GTP-binding protein, translating into MRKGRLEVLTTKSKICFVGANRVGKSSLLSLLQGRDVSTKTEPTVGLEIENSILNGKKVNVWDFGGQERYRFMWQDFLKGTALTVLICDSTEKNLDQTKEICNKFSRRLGAKIIAIANKQDLPGALSAEQIQKKLGITTYGMSAIRVDLRGRMRRILEYEMNSNE; encoded by the coding sequence ATTAGAAAAGGTCGATTAGAAGTTCTCACGACGAAATCGAAAATTTGTTTTGTAGGGGCAAATAGGGTAGGTAAGTCTTCCTTGTTATCTTTACTCCAAGGGAGAGATGTTTCAACCAAGACGGAGCCAACCGTTGGGCTAGAAATAGAGAATTCAATTTTAAATGGGAAAAAAGTTAATGTTTGGGACTTTGGTGGGCAGGAACGCTATAGATTTATGTGGCAAGATTTCTTAAAAGGCACAGCATTAACTGTTTTAATATGTGATTCCACAGAAAAGAACTTAGACCAGACTAAAGAAATTTGTAATAAATTTTCTCGACGCTTAGGAGCTAAAATTATTGCTATCGCCAATAAACAAGATTTACCCGGAGCTTTAAGTGCCGAACAGATACAGAAAAAGTTGGGCATAACTACATATGGAATGTCAGCAATAAGGGTTGATTTACGAGGGAGGATGCGTCGTATTTTAGAGTATGAAATGAATTCAAACGAATAA